One window of the Populus nigra chromosome 4, ddPopNigr1.1, whole genome shotgun sequence genome contains the following:
- the LOC133692058 gene encoding cysteine proteinase inhibitor B-like yields the protein MARLVKSSAPLFVFLVLYTLLVSGVSGNGGGMVGGRAKVSDVKTNKEIQELGRFSVKEFNNHRSTYGKGGEVGELMFSEVVEAQTQVVSGVKYYLKIEATTQSEEKLMFDSVLVVKPWLRSKELLAFEPSIGLRVRK from the coding sequence ATGGCAAGACTTGTGAAGTCCTCAGCACCCTTGTTTGTTTTTCTCGTTCTCTACACGCTTCTTGTGTCAGGAGTGAGTGGAAACGGCGGAGGGATGGTAGGCGGGAGAGCCAAGGTGAGTGATGTGAAGACTAACAAGGAGATTCAGGAGCTGGGAAGGTTCTCCGTGAAGGAGTTCAACAACCACAGGAGCACGTACGGGAAAGGTGGTGAAGTTGGAGAGCTGATGTTCTCTGAAGTGGTGGAGGCACAGACGCAGGTGGTTTCTGGGGTGAAGTATTATTTAAAGATTGAGGCAACCACACAGAGTGAAGAGAAGCTTATGTTTGATTCGGTGCTTGTGGTCAAGCCTTGGCTTCGATCCAAGGAGTTGCTTGCCTTTGAGCCTTCCATTGGACTGAGGGTAAGAAAATGA